GGCAGCAAAGGTTTGATGTAACCAAAGAGATACAGGTATCTCTTCAGCACTTTCTGGAGGGTACAGGTCCTGTCCACGTTTTACTGAGATGCTTAATAGTCAGCTTGGGAGGTCCTGGGCTATCCCAGCTTATTTACAGCCAGAAGCACAGGGTCAACAAGCATCATCTCCATCTCACAAAAAGACATGGAGGTGGGAGGACCAGGCTGACTACAGAGGTTTGTAGCTAATCCAGGAATTGCTTCCCATCTCAAGGTTCCTGGTGCTCACCTGGATCTTTTTATGCAGCAGGTGCCTGGCTAAGTTCTTGAGTGACACGTTGGCCCTGAcaggcagccctgccctctgcttcAGCATAGGGATCTGGCTGGTGTCTCGAGTCCTGTCTTTTGGGTGGAAGTACTTAAGGGCTTGAAAGTCATTGTGGATGGCGTGTCCTACCACAATCTTGTCTTTCAAGATCTTCAGGATCTGGAAGAGTCAGAAAAGGTTAGACAGGCAGTGCAACAGAAGAAACACCAATTAAGCAGAAAGTAAACCATTCTGTATTACATTCAGCTTCCTGAGTTCTAGATTTTAGGTTCccagaagagagaaataataAACCAAACCAACTACCTGCACAGCTTCAGAGGCTTCCCATCCTGTGGTTGTGTCTCTGCCTCAGAGCAGCTAAGCACAGGCCACCAAAAATCCCAATTTGTGTCTAGCAGATAACACactggcctttttttttaatttctcttttttcctcaccTCTGCCTGGGCCACCTTGAAGGGTATCGCGCTCTTCATATGCTGCTTGGTGATGCCACTCCAGCGTGTCCGGTAGTCCATGATGGGGAGCTCAGGCTGCACATACTTGTCATAGATGACGTCCCCCTCGTAGTTGACCACGGAGCACCGTGCCAGCTCGCTCAGCCTGCCCTGAGGGCCGGTGCCCACCATCTCACAGTCAATGGCTACGTACTTGCCCGGGCGCAGGACCAGGGAGGACGTTCGCACCTTCTGGTCactgcctttcccctgggacagcagcacagagtggTGCCTGGCTATGCTGTCTGGAGAGGcagatggggacagggaggcaGAGATGACCCGTTTGGGCTTTGGGACCTTGCCACAGTGCGGTGCCGTGGTGCCATTTGCCTTGGTGAGGATGGCATGTGCCTCTGACCCCTCCAAGGGGGCCTGACTAACCAGGCGCCCATGAGGGCTCAGCAGCCCCTTCTGTTCCAGCAGTGCCCGGCGCTCCATGAACCGCTGGTGCTTACGGCTCTTCTTCTTGCTGCGGCCCTGCGGCGAGACGGGACCCTTCGGGGATTGAGCGCAGCCCACCGTGAGGGGGTCATGGGTGCCCTGTAGGGTGGGTGCAGAGACCTTCGGGACGGGCAGCAGCGGCGTCATCTGCCCTTTGCCAGGTGGCATCCCTGCTGGAGTGTACAGAGGGGCACATGAGTGCCAGGCAGCACTCAAGCCCCCCTCTCAAAAAGGACGCGCATACCCTACAGCAACCCCACCATTCCGCGGAGTGGGCTGGCACAGACAGGAACTGCGGTGCaggggaaggggtggggggagcaTATGGACACCCTGTCACACTCTCCCCACGCCTCTGCCCCTCGTTGGCCGGTCCCaagctgccccattcctggttCCAGGAATCTTACCGATACGCaacccccctgcccaccccattaacccccctgcccaccccattACGTACTCCCCAAGGTCCTGTCTGCCCATTACCGGGAcctccctgccccgctcccgGTCCCggccccctgcctgccccttaCCCCATCCTCAGGTCCGAGCCgcccccactgcccacccccTGTCCATCTCCAGGCCCatgccggccccgccgcccgccccggcccccgcTGTCCCCCACTCCTGACCGGGCCCGCCGCGGCTCCCACGTGTTCCGCCCGGAAGCCGCCGCTCACACATGCCCGGGCAAGTCCCGTCGCGGCCACGCCTCCTGTGCCTCCATTGGCTGAGCGGGGATTTGCATGCgggggcggggctggccgagcCCCGGTTATAGCGCGGGGTAGGGGGGAACGGGGAATGGTCGGGGTATTTGGGAATGGCTGGGTGATATATCTTACATCCCAGACCCGAGTGCTGTCCAGGGCTTCAagcctgtcccagctctgtccctggtGGGGAGGGACACTTCAGGGTGCTGGGTTTCATTTCAGGAGTAGGTTacaattttaattatattttgcaCTTTTATGCATAATTTGCCAACAGAGTCTTGCCAGAATCAAAGTTGTGACAGAAAGATATTACCATAGTGCACGAGAAACAAAAGTACTCCAAAAGTTTCTGGTGCAAGGTTATTGTTCTAGGAGGTAAACTATGGCAATCCAGTTTTTCCTCTTGTATTCTGGAGGgtgctttttattttggggtATGCAGATCCATGCCCTGGAGTGCAGCTTGGCACGGATGTGCTGCAGTTTTCCCTGTGTATTTCCTGCGGTGCAGTGCTGACCCGGTGGgcatcccttctcctgccactGGGGTGGGCTGAGGCACGGCAGCTTGGGGTTTGCATCCTCCAGGGTTGTagggggcagctctggccaGTGTTTGGTTGAAGATGGGGTTTCAGACCTGCCTCTCGTTGCTTTACTTTCAAGGCTCACAAAAGCAACGTCCGAGGTGGTCAGAAGTGGAGAAGGGCCACCGGCAGCCGCAGCCACCAGCTTGTCCCCACGCCTTCAGCATCGCTGCAGAGGCCGTGTGCCCTAGGGCAGACTGTGACTTGTTGTGGTGGGATGAGCCatacaacaacaaaatcacTAGTCT
The nucleotide sequence above comes from Pithys albifrons albifrons isolate INPA30051 chromosome 13, PitAlb_v1, whole genome shotgun sequence. Encoded proteins:
- the AEN gene encoding apoptosis-enhancing nuclease isoform X1; this translates as MPPGKGQMTPLLPVPKVSAPTLQGTHDPLTVGCAQSPKGPVSPQGRSKKKSRKHQRFMERRALLEQKGLLSPHGRLVSQAPLEGSEAHAILTKANGTTAPHCGKVPKPKRVISASLSPSASPDSIARHHSVLLSQGKGSDQKVRTSSLVLRPGKYVAIDCEMVGTGPQGRLSELARCSVVNYEGDVIYDKYVQPELPIMDYRTRWSGITKQHMKSAIPFKVAQAEILKILKDKIVVGHAIHNDFQALKYFHPKDRTRDTSQIPMLKQRAGLPVRANVSLKNLARHLLHKKIQVGCKGHSSVEDAQTAMELYRLVEVQWEKELARSLPPQPPSPITDPTADSSQYMDDQYWPTDLMTSSL
- the AEN gene encoding apoptosis-enhancing nuclease isoform X2, with protein sequence MCERRLPGGTRGSRGGPAGMPPGKGQMTPLLPVPKVSAPTLQGTHDPLTVGCAQSPKGPVSPQGRSKKKSRKHQRFMERRALLEQKGLLSPHGRLVSQAPLEGSEAHAILTKANGTTAPHCGKVPKPKRVISASLSPSASPDSIARHHSVLLSQGKGSDQKVRTSSLVLRPGKYVAIDCEMVGTGPQGRLSELARCSVVNYEGDVIYDKYVQPELPIMDYRTRWSGITKQHMKSAIPFKVAQAEILKILKDKIVVGHAIHNDFQALKYFHPKDRTRDTSQIPMLKQRAGLPVRANVSLKNLARHLLHKKIQVGCKGHSSVEDAQTAMELYRLVEVQWEKELARSLPPQPPSPITDPTADSSQYMDDQYWPTDLMTSSL